CGTGGGCCAGTATGCGGGCCTCGACCTGCTCGAACGAGACGTGGTCGTTCACGTGCCAGCCGATGGCCACGACGTCTTCGGCGGGACCGCGCCGCAGCAGGAAGCGGCACTCGTGGTCGTCGATGCGGAAGCGCATCAGGTCGTGGGAGAGGTCGTCGTGGTGCATGCCGATGGCCTCGGTGCCGAACCGGCGCCAGTCGGCGAAGCGGTTGGTCTCGATGACGATGTAGCCCAGGTGGACGGCGCCGAAGACGGACGGTGCGGTGCGGGTGCTCATCGACGGCCTGCCAGGAAATCGGCGCAGAGCCGGTTGAAGAGGCCGGCGCGCTCCCACTGCACCCAGTGGCCGGTGTTGGCGACCTCGTACAGGTCGCAGTTGGGCATGCGCTCAGCCAGCATCCGGCCGCCGGACGGCCGGTTGACCTTGTCCGCCGCTCCCCACAGCACCAGCGTCGGCACGGGCAGACGGTTCAGACGCTTGTCGCGGGTGAAGTCCATCCTCCACACGGTGCGCAGGTCCTTGGGGCGCTGCAGCGGCGGGCTGGCGATCACCTCCGGGTCGATGCTCGCCTCGTAGCGGGCGTCGATGACCGAGTCGGGCACCTGGGCGGCGTTGAAGACCAGGTAGTCGCGGACGAACTTCTCCAGCTTCAGCCGCGAGGGCCCGTCCCCGGTGTAGTAGTTGAGCAGGCTGTTCAGGCCCGGCGTGGGGAGGGCGCGGGTGGTGCCGATGCCGCCGGGGCCCATGAGGACCATGCGGTCGACCCGGTCGGGGGTGTCCAGGGCCAGGCGGAGGGCGCAGGCACCGCCGTAGGAGTTGCCGACCAGGTGGGCCTTGTCCAGGCCGAGTCGGTCGAGGACGCCGCGGATGCCGTGGGCGAGGGAACCGAACGGGTCGGTGAGGTCGATGCCCTTGCTGCTGCGGCCGTAGCCGGGCAGGTCGGGCACGAGGACCCGGTATTCCTTGGCCAACTCGGCGATGTTGCGGCTGTAGTTGGAGACGCCCGAGGCGCCCGGGCCGCCGCCGTGGAGCAGCAGCGCGGGCGGGCCGTCACCCGTCTCCGCGACGAAGATCTTCTTGCTGCCGATGTCGAGGGTGTACTCCTGCATCTCCGGCAGGTCGGTCTGCGTGGTCATGGTGATCCTCACGGTGCGGTCGTGGCGCTGGCCTGCGGGGCGGGAGTGAATCCCGCCGGGGGCGACGGGAGTTGGGCGCCGGTGGGCGCGGCCGCGTAGACGTAGGCGTCGGGGCGCAGGGCCAGGGTGGCCACGCGGTGCTCGGTCATCCAGGGCAGTAGGACGCCGTCGCTGTCGACGACCGCGCCCTCGGCCGGGCGGGAGCCCACCGGCAGGACGGCCAGCGACGGAACGCCCAGGCGCCCCCACGCAGGCTGCGCGGTGGGCGGCCCGAGGTGCAGGAGCAGCCAGCGGCCGGCCAACGCGTCGTCCAGGCGGACGCGTTCGCCGTCGGGGCCGGTCACCCAGGGCTGGGGTATCTGGTGTCCGGACGCCTTGGTGCGGGGGCGGGCCTGGAAGCCGTCGCCGTAGTGGGCGACGGGGATCCAGTTGGAGTCCTGGAGCCAGGCGCTGACACCCCCCACGCGGTTCAGCACCGGCAGCACGGCATCGCGGATCCGGGTGACCGCACGGCGGCGCTCGGTGATGATCCGCCCGACGAACACCGCCCGCCTGGTGACCTCCTTGACGTGCGGTTTGCGCTCGGCCTCGTAGGAGTCGAGCACCGGCTCAGGCAGCTCGCCCCGCAGCACCGCGTCCAGCTTCCAGCACAGGTTGGCCACGTCGCGCACGCCGGCCGCCATACCCTGCCCGATCCACGGCGGCATGGCGTGGGCGGCGTCGCCTGCGAGGAAGACCCGGCCCACCCGGAAGCATGCGGCGAAGCGGACATGGTGGCTGTAGACGGTGGCGCGCAGGATCTTGATCTGGTCCCGGACGATCCCGTACCGGGCCACCATCGAGTAGATCGCCTCGTCTGTCGTCAGGTACTTCTCGTCGTCGCCCGGCAAGATCGGGAACTCCCAGCGGTGGTGCCCGAGCGGGGTCGGGCAGTCCACGGCCGGCCGGGCCGGGTCGCAGCGGAAGCGCAGCCGGTCGTGATCCGGCCACGGCTTGAGCATCGCTGTGTCGATGACCACCCAGCGGTCCTCGTACGTCCGCCCTTCGTAGCCCACGTTGAGCTGGGCGCGGGTGAGGCTGGAGCCACCGTCGGCCGCGATCACGTATTTCGCGCGCAGGCGTCGTACGGAGTCGTCGGTGGTGGACAGCGTGGTCAGTTCCACGCCGTCGGCGTCCTGCCGCAGGCGCAGGCACTCGTGCCGCAGCAACACCTCGACGTTCGGGTAGCGGTCGACGCCGTCGCGCAGGACCTGCTCCAGCGCCGGCTGGTAGATGAACATCTGCGGCGGATGGCCGTGCCCGCGCGGCGTCGGGTGCGCGCTGAGGAAGGCGCGGCCGCGCGCGTCCACGAAGTCAAGCGGCCGCTCGGCCAGCATGTCCTGCTTGAGCTGCTCGGCCAGTCCGATGCGCTGCCAGATCCGGACGACCTCCTCGTCCGTGGAGATCGCCCGCGCGCGGGAGAAGATCTCGGCATCGCGTTCGAGCACCACCACCCGGAGACCCATTCCGCCCAGCAGGTTCGCCGCGGTTACGCCTGTCGGTCCGTAGCCGATCACCGCTACGTCATACACATCGTCGTCGGCTCTGCCCTCGGCCCTGACTTCACTCACCAGGCCACCTCACTGTCGTCCCTGTCGCACGGCTCTTGCTGTAGCGGTCACTCCAATTGGAATGGTCGCTACGCTAAGCTTCGTGTCGGGTACGGTCAAGAGCCCGGGACTGGGAGGGACAGAGCTGATGCCGAGTGCACAGACAGCGCGAAAGAAGCGCGCGAACGGGGTCGAGTCGCGGCAGCGCATCCTGGACGCCACGGTCGACATCGCCGGGGAACGCGGATACGAGGGCACGTCCATCGCGGCCGTGAGCACCAAGTGCGGGCTCCCCGCCAGCTCGATCTACTGGCACTTCAAGGACAAGGACGACCTGATCGCCGCGGTCATCGAACGCAGCTTCGAGACCTGGCTGGCTGCCGTCGAGCTGCCGGACGAAGAGACCGGCACGCCCTTGGAGCGGGTCACAACCATGGCGGCGAATGTCGCGAAGTCCCTGGTCGACGAGCCGGACTTTCTGCGCCTCGGCCTCATGCTCGCTCTTGAACGGCGGCCGGCGGAGCCCCGCGGCCGGGCGGTGTTCCTTCAGGTCCGCGGCACCGCGAGCCAGCGGATCGCCGACGTGATCGGGAGCCTGTTCCCGGCCCTGGACGACGATGCCGTACGCAAGCTCAGCGTCTACGCCGTCGCGGGCGCCGACGGCCTGTTCGTTCAGCGGGAGATCGCCGGCGACAGTATCGACCTGGTCGCGATGTTCGAAATGCACGCGCGGCTCGTCTATGACGCGGCGGTCCGCATGGCCGCGGAAGCCGACGCATGACTCTGAACACCGAGCAACGCGCGATGGCCGCACGACTACTGCGCGACGCGGAGCATCACATCGCCCCGATCGAGCCGCTCTCGTCCCTGCTGCCCGGGCTGGACCTGAGCGACGCCTACGCGATCCAGCGGGACAACATCGCCCGTCGCCTGGCCGACGGCGCGTCCGTGGTCGGCCACAAAATCGGGCTGACCTCGGCCGCCATGCAACAGCTCCTCGGCGTTGGCGAGCCCGACTTCGGTCACCTTTTGAACGACATGGTGCACCGCGACGGTGCGCCGGTCTTCGCCGGCCAGTACTGCCGGCCGCGCATCGAACCGGAGATCTGTTTCCGCCTCGCCCGGCCCTTGCTCGGCCCGGCCATCACCGTCCAGGACGTTCTCGACGCCACCGACGCGGTCGCGCCCGCCCTGGAGATCGCCGACAGCCGGATCCAGGACTGGAAGATCACGCTGGTCGACACGGTTGCTGACAACGCCAGCTCCGCGGGTCTGATCTGCGGCCCATGGATGGCCCTGGCCGACTCGCCCGACCTCGCCTCCGTCACTGTCGACCTGCTCGTCGACGGTGCATGCGTCGCCTCGGGCCGCGGGCGCGAGGTACTGGGCCATCCGGCGGCCGCGGTGGCCTGGCTCGCCAACACCCTCGCCGCGTTCAGCACCAGCCTGGCCCCCGGAGAGATCGTGCTGCCCGGTGCCATGACCGAAGCCCCCTTCGTCACTGCCGGGCAGGGGGTCGAGGCCCGCTTCAGCGGCCTCCGCCCGGTGTCGGCGTCCTTCGTCTGAGGCCGGTCGCTGCCGCCGTCGGCACCAGCCAGGGAAGGCGGCCGACCGTGATCACGCCCCCGCGAGCCGCGGGAACAGAACTTCCGCGCTGCCACGGTTGATCGCGTCGAGCTGGCCGGGCTCGAAGCCCTCGTAACCGTCGAGCAGGGAGTCGAGGAGGCCGCCGGCCTCCTCCGGGGCGAACGGGAAGTCGCTGCCGTAGAGGATGTGCCCGGGTGCCGCGAAGGCCAGCAGGGAGGGCAGGGCGGCGGGCGTGCTGGACAGCGCGGTGTCGAAGTAGAAGCGCTGAAGGTCCGTCAGAATGCCCATCGGCGTCGTCCCGGGGTTGAACTGGGCGCCGCCGGCGAACCGCCAGGCGGCGTAGGGCAGGAAACCCCCCGCATGGGAGAGGATCACCTTCATGCGGGTATGACGGCTCATCACCCCGTTGAGCGTCATGTGCACCGCGGTGCGCGTGGTGTCGAAGGGGAAGTCGAGCAGAGGGCCGGGCATGCCGTCCAGCATCGGAAGGGGCGGTGCGTCGGGGTGGATGAACACCACCGCGCCGCGGGCGTCGAGTTCGGCCCACAGCGGCTCGTACGCCTTGTCCCCGAGGTAGCGGCCCCGGACGTTGGACATCAGCACCACTCCGTCGGCACGCAGCTCGTCCAGTGCGTAGGCGGCCTCGGCGAGCGCGCCGTCGACGTCCGGCAGCGGGAGAGCGGCGAAGAAGCCGAACCGGTCGGGCCGGTCCTTGGCCAGCTCCGCGGCGTACTCGTTGGCGGCGCGGGCGACCTTGCGGGCTTCGGCGTCGTCGCCGAAGTGGGTGCCGGGCGAGCTGATCGAGAGGATGCCGGTGGCGATCGACCGGCGGTCCATCATTGCGATGGCGCTTTCCGCGTCCCACGCGGGAGTGGGCCAGCCTGCGGCTGTCGCGCCGTGGCTGTCCATCACGTCCCGGTAGGCCGACGGGATGAGGTGCTGATGGACATCGATGCGGTACGGAGAGGACATTACTTCTCTCGCCTCCTAATATTTAGGTGGCTAATTATTGTGCTGGTAAGTTACCCCTTCATGGGCAGCGAACACAACACCGAGCACGTCATGACCGATCGCGACGTCAGCGGAGAGGAGATCGCGCGGGCCGCCGACGCGTTGTTCGCCGCGATGCGACGGGCCCGTTCGGCAGGCGCCGAGCGGATTGGCGGGCTCTCCCTGGCCCAGGTCGCACTGCTTGAACCACTGGCTACGGAGACGGACATCCCGGTGGGCCACCTGGCGAGCAGCGCGGACGTCAGCGTCCCCACCGCCACCCGCATGCTGCAGCAGCTGGAGAGGAAGGGCATCGTCGTGCGCCGCCGGTCCCCCGAGGACGAGCGACGGGTCCTGGTCGGACTCACACCCGAGGGAGCCGAGGTGCTGGCCACGCTCCGCTCCCGGCTGCGGGAGCGCCAGCTCCGCGCCTATGAGGCGTTCACGCCGGCCGAGCGCACTCAGCTCGTCAGCCTCCTGCGCCGCCTGACCGGACTCGTCTCCGACACTGACTCGGACTGATGGCGCCGCAAGCGACAGTGGCGTACTCAACGTTGCGACAGCTTCGGACGCCCGCGCCGAAGTTCACTGCGCTTCTCCCCAAGAGCCCGAACACAAAAGACTCACTCGGCGCCGCACGCTGACCTCTTCGGAGTCATGAAGACAGCCATTTGGCGG
This genomic stretch from Streptomyces deccanensis harbors:
- a CDS encoding 2-keto-4-pentenoate hydratase, whose amino-acid sequence is MTLNTEQRAMAARLLRDAEHHIAPIEPLSSLLPGLDLSDAYAIQRDNIARRLADGASVVGHKIGLTSAAMQQLLGVGEPDFGHLLNDMVHRDGAPVFAGQYCRPRIEPEICFRLARPLLGPAITVQDVLDATDAVAPALEIADSRIQDWKITLVDTVADNASSAGLICGPWMALADSPDLASVTVDLLVDGACVASGRGREVLGHPAAAVAWLANTLAAFSTSLAPGEIVLPGAMTEAPFVTAGQGVEARFSGLRPVSASFV
- a CDS encoding bifunctional 3-(3-hydroxy-phenyl)propionate/3-hydroxycinnamic acid hydroxylase, which produces MSEVRAEGRADDDVYDVAVIGYGPTGVTAANLLGGMGLRVVVLERDAEIFSRARAISTDEEVVRIWQRIGLAEQLKQDMLAERPLDFVDARGRAFLSAHPTPRGHGHPPQMFIYQPALEQVLRDGVDRYPNVEVLLRHECLRLRQDADGVELTTLSTTDDSVRRLRAKYVIAADGGSSLTRAQLNVGYEGRTYEDRWVVIDTAMLKPWPDHDRLRFRCDPARPAVDCPTPLGHHRWEFPILPGDDEKYLTTDEAIYSMVARYGIVRDQIKILRATVYSHHVRFAACFRVGRVFLAGDAAHAMPPWIGQGMAAGVRDVANLCWKLDAVLRGELPEPVLDSYEAERKPHVKEVTRRAVFVGRIITERRRAVTRIRDAVLPVLNRVGGVSAWLQDSNWIPVAHYGDGFQARPRTKASGHQIPQPWVTGPDGERVRLDDALAGRWLLLHLGPPTAQPAWGRLGVPSLAVLPVGSRPAEGAVVDSDGVLLPWMTEHRVATLALRPDAYVYAAAPTGAQLPSPPAGFTPAPQASATTAP
- a CDS encoding TetR/AcrR family transcriptional regulator, yielding MPSAQTARKKRANGVESRQRILDATVDIAGERGYEGTSIAAVSTKCGLPASSIYWHFKDKDDLIAAVIERSFETWLAAVELPDEETGTPLERVTTMAANVAKSLVDEPDFLRLGLMLALERRPAEPRGRAVFLQVRGTASQRIADVIGSLFPALDDDAVRKLSVYAVAGADGLFVQREIAGDSIDLVAMFEMHARLVYDAAVRMAAEADA
- a CDS encoding MarR family winged helix-turn-helix transcriptional regulator, which encodes MGSEHNTEHVMTDRDVSGEEIARAADALFAAMRRARSAGAERIGGLSLAQVALLEPLATETDIPVGHLASSADVSVPTATRMLQQLERKGIVVRRRSPEDERRVLVGLTPEGAEVLATLRSRLRERQLRAYEAFTPAERTQLVSLLRRLTGLVSDTDSD
- a CDS encoding alpha/beta fold hydrolase; protein product: MTTQTDLPEMQEYTLDIGSKKIFVAETGDGPPALLLHGGGPGASGVSNYSRNIAELAKEYRVLVPDLPGYGRSSKGIDLTDPFGSLAHGIRGVLDRLGLDKAHLVGNSYGGACALRLALDTPDRVDRMVLMGPGGIGTTRALPTPGLNSLLNYYTGDGPSRLKLEKFVRDYLVFNAAQVPDSVIDARYEASIDPEVIASPPLQRPKDLRTVWRMDFTRDKRLNRLPVPTLVLWGAADKVNRPSGGRMLAERMPNCDLYEVANTGHWVQWERAGLFNRLCADFLAGRR
- a CDS encoding amidohydrolase family protein, with the translated sequence MSSPYRIDVHQHLIPSAYRDVMDSHGATAAGWPTPAWDAESAIAMMDRRSIATGILSISSPGTHFGDDAEARKVARAANEYAAELAKDRPDRFGFFAALPLPDVDGALAEAAYALDELRADGVVLMSNVRGRYLGDKAYEPLWAELDARGAVVFIHPDAPPLPMLDGMPGPLLDFPFDTTRTAVHMTLNGVMSRHTRMKVILSHAGGFLPYAAWRFAGGAQFNPGTTPMGILTDLQRFYFDTALSSTPAALPSLLAFAAPGHILYGSDFPFAPEEAGGLLDSLLDGYEGFEPGQLDAINRGSAEVLFPRLAGA